In the genome of Variibacter gotjawalensis, one region contains:
- a CDS encoding peptidoglycan DD-metalloendopeptidase family protein — MPFRVVTPRQRVVVRVAALCLFSVSVAACSSDVARFEGGPQQRTAQRYPSALETTGSVQDQRGHAPRYESQAPIERQQLPEAPQQSYNPPPAQPRQASAAPAQMKHAAQPRQLAAMRNSQPSAPAPARSSGVHVATAKDSLGSIAQQYGRTRAEVAAANSLKATDKIKAGQRLIIPGVPQSQIKTAAAEPAKPAAPAQKIAAAQPNAKTTTPAQKTAAAPGKPEKPMQVASVQRGAAPANLKEPERVEKANLASPNQTAAPEKEAPAATGATSASFRWPVRGRVVAGFGPKGNGEKNEGINLAVPEGTSVKAAEDGVVAYSGNELKGYGNLVLVRHANGYVTAYAHASELKVKRGETVKRGQIIANAGQTGNVSSPQLHFEVRKGSTPVDPMPYLNGN, encoded by the coding sequence ATGCCGTTTCGCGTAGTCACCCCGCGTCAGCGGGTTGTCGTCAGAGTAGCTGCCCTCTGCTTGTTTTCTGTCAGCGTCGCGGCCTGTAGTTCGGATGTCGCCAGATTTGAGGGCGGCCCACAACAGCGCACCGCTCAGCGCTACCCGTCAGCTCTGGAAACGACCGGCTCGGTGCAGGACCAGCGTGGCCACGCGCCGCGCTACGAGAGCCAAGCCCCGATCGAGCGTCAACAGCTCCCGGAAGCTCCGCAGCAATCATATAATCCGCCGCCGGCTCAGCCGCGTCAGGCTTCGGCCGCTCCGGCCCAGATGAAGCACGCGGCTCAGCCGCGCCAGCTCGCCGCGATGCGTAATTCGCAGCCGTCGGCTCCGGCACCGGCGCGCTCGTCCGGCGTTCACGTCGCGACCGCCAAGGACAGCCTCGGCAGCATCGCTCAGCAATACGGCCGCACGCGCGCCGAAGTCGCCGCCGCCAACAGCCTCAAGGCGACCGATAAGATCAAGGCCGGTCAGCGCCTCATCATCCCGGGCGTCCCGCAGTCTCAGATCAAGACCGCTGCAGCGGAGCCCGCGAAGCCGGCCGCTCCGGCCCAGAAGATCGCGGCCGCTCAGCCGAACGCAAAGACCACGACGCCCGCTCAGAAGACCGCCGCCGCTCCGGGCAAGCCCGAGAAGCCGATGCAGGTCGCATCGGTTCAGCGCGGCGCCGCGCCGGCTAACCTGAAAGAACCGGAACGCGTCGAGAAGGCGAACCTCGCTTCGCCGAACCAGACGGCGGCTCCCGAGAAGGAAGCTCCGGCAGCGACCGGCGCAACCTCCGCCTCGTTCCGCTGGCCGGTGCGCGGCCGCGTCGTCGCCGGCTTCGGCCCGAAGGGCAACGGCGAGAAGAACGAAGGCATCAATCTGGCGGTGCCGGAAGGCACGTCGGTCAAGGCCGCCGAAGACGGCGTCGTCGCTTACTCGGGCAACGAGCTCAAGGGCTACGGCAACCTCGTCCTCGTCCGTCACGCCAACGGCTATGTCACGGCTTACGCTCATGCGAGCGAGCTGAAGGTGAAGCGCGGCGAGACCGTAAAGCGCGGTCAGATCATCGCGAATGCCGGCCAGACCGGCAACGTTTCATCGCCGCAACTGCATTTCGAAGTGCGCAAGGGTTCGACCCCGGTCGACCCGATGCCGTACCTCAACGGAAACTGA